DNA from Aliarcobacter skirrowii CCUG 10374:
ATATAGATTTTGTTCCAGATAAAAATAAAAAAATTTTACAAGGAATAATCTATGTCTAAAGTAAAGTTTAGATTACAAAAAGTCTTAGAGATAATTTGTGATATAGAGTTTATTATGGATAATAGTAGTCTAAAAATTACTCAAGCAGTAGAAGATAGAGTTTTAAAACCAGCAATAAGAATGAACCTTGTAAGAATAGCTGAACAGTTTTCAAAATTAAAAGATGAAAATGAGTTTAAAATTTTAGACTGTTTTTCAAGTAAAGATTTAAAAGGAATTAGTGCTGTAAGAAACTATATAGCACACGATTACGATAGTACAGATGATAATATAATTGAGGATGTGATTAGACACAACTTACCAGAGTTAAAAAATATTATAGAAGAGTTATTAAAAAAGAACTAAATGAAATTTGTACAAAAAGAGTTTACAGCAACACTAGAAGAGAAAAAATCAAAATTTTTAGCTTTTTTAGTTCCATATAAAGATTTTGATAAAATAATGCAAAGATTAAGAAGTGAGCATCCAAAGGCTGT
Protein-coding regions in this window:
- a CDS encoding DUF86 domain-containing protein translates to MSKVKFRLQKVLEIICDIEFIMDNSSLKITQAVEDRVLKPAIRMNLVRIAEQFSKLKDENEFKILDCFSSKDLKGISAVRNYIAHDYDSTDDNIIEDVIRHNLPELKNIIEELLKKN